CCCAGCGGTTCACCCTGCAGGCGAATCGGTACGGGCGTTTTGACCGGCTCATCCATGGCGACACGGAGAAAATCCAAATGCTCGATGGTACCGCGTACGGGATGGGTTTGCACTTCCCGAATGATGACCGGCACCAGGCCTTCTTCCGGCAGCTTGATGTTGAACACCGTCGCCCGACTAATCCCTGTTCGCACAAAAGCCATGAACGCTTTGCGATCCACCAAGCCGTTGAATGACGGCTTTTTGCGCCCATAGACATTGACCGGAATTGCGCCCGCCCGCCGGTTGCGACGCGCCTCGTTCGAGCCAAGTTTCAGGCGCGGCTGTACCTCAATCACGGTTTCTGCAATCATACGACCTATAATGACCTTTCTTCCGCACTGACAAATTCATACAAAGAGCCGGCTCACCGATGTCGCCGTGTGAATGGAACGAATCGCTTCGGCCAGCAGGCCGGCCACGCTTAGCACGCGAATCTTGGGCGGAAGGTTTGTGTGTGGAATCGTATTGGTGACGACGAGTTCCTCAATCGGCGATTGGGCGATGCGTTCCAGCGCCGGCCCAGAGAGGACGGCGTGCGTGCAGCAGGCGTAAACGGCCGTTGCGCCTTTGTCGGCGATGGCCTGCGCCACCTGCGTGAGCGAGCCGGCGGTATCCACCATGTCGTCCACGATCAGCGCCGGTCGCCCGGCAACGTTCCCGACGATGTTCATCACTTCAACGGTATTGGCCCGCTCCTTGTCACGGCGTTTGTCGGCCAGCGCCAAGTCCGCATCGAGGCGTTTGGCATAGGCGCGCGCGCGTTCGACGCCGCCTGCGTCAGGGGCGACCACCACGAGGTTGTCCAGTTTTTTCTTGGCGAAGTAATCGAGAAGCACCGGCGCGGCGTAGAGGTGATCCACCGGAATGTCAAAAAAACCCTGAATTTGACCGGCGTGCAAATCCATCGTTAGTACGCGCGTCGCGCCGGCGGTGGTGATGATGTTCGCCATGACCTTAGCCGAGATTGGGACGCGCGGCCGATCCTTCCGGTCTTTGCGGGCGTAGCCGAAATAGGGAATAACAGCCGTAATGCGCTCCGCCGATGAGCGCCGAAAGGCGTCAAGCATAATGAGCAGCTCGACGACGTGGCTGTCCACCGGCGGACAGGTGGGCTGAACGATAAAGACATCCGCCCCGCGTACGTTTTCGTTGATTTGGTAGTTGAACTCGCCGTCGCTGAAGCGGGTGGTGTTGGCGTCGCCGAGTTGGATGCCGAGGTAGCGGCAGATTTCCTCCGCTAGGGGACGATTGGCGTTGCCGCAAAACACGCGCATCCCGCTCATGATCGGTTGACCTCGTTCCCCACGGACGAACAAATGCGACGCCCTACTCTGCCGGGAGCAGGGCGTCGCACATCACACATCACCGAAAATGTGGCTGGCAGACAAGGACTCGAACCTTGATTCAGCGCTCCAAAGGCGCTTGTCCTACCATTGGACGATCTGCCAACAAATCGCTCTCATTATAGCCCTAACACCGCACCATCAGGCAAGTCACATTTTTGACCCGAGAAGGCGCTGCGTGTAGGCTTCACGTCCGACAGCGCGACAGACCCAACATCGCCATCCGGCGTTTGTGCCTGCTTGTCGCGCCGCTTCACTCGTCGC
The window above is part of the Chloracidobacterium sp. genome. Proteins encoded here:
- a CDS encoding ribose-phosphate pyrophosphokinase, which gives rise to MSGMRVFCGNANRPLAEEICRYLGIQLGDANTTRFSDGEFNYQINENVRGADVFIVQPTCPPVDSHVVELLIMLDAFRRSSAERITAVIPYFGYARKDRKDRPRVPISAKVMANIITTAGATRVLTMDLHAGQIQGFFDIPVDHLYAAPVLLDYFAKKKLDNLVVVAPDAGGVERARAYAKRLDADLALADKRRDKERANTVEVMNIVGNVAGRPALIVDDMVDTAGSLTQVAQAIADKGATAVYACCTHAVLSGPALERIAQSPIEELVVTNTIPHTNLPPKIRVLSVAGLLAEAIRSIHTATSVSRLFV
- a CDS encoding 50S ribosomal protein L25 translates to MIAETVIEVQPRLKLGSNEARRNRRAGAIPVNVYGRKKPSFNGLVDRKAFMAFVRTGISRATVFNIKLPEEGLVPVIIREVQTHPVRGTIEHLDFLRVAMDEPVKTPVPIRLQGEPLGVRQGAVLQRGVRTLTIKCLTSQLPKELVVDITDLKIGGRVYAQDVPLPEGAQLLSPPTQLVASLVGTRASAEAAAAAAGEAPKKGKK